One Beggiatoa leptomitoformis DNA segment encodes these proteins:
- a CDS encoding efflux RND transporter permease subunit — MSQAQTDKPPMGISGRITQQFLTTQITPLLALVGLLLGLFAIAVTPREEEPQINVTFANVFIPFPGASVRDVEQIVATPAEQKFSEIEGIEHIYSVSRPGMAVLTVQFKVGEPRTDAIVRLYNTIYSNSDWLPQNLGVGTPLLKPKGIDDVPIVTLTLWSEEGGSYDLQDVAHTIESELKRVNGTRDIYTVGGADRIVHVTLDPNKLAGYQLSITDLTNALSASNSTRNAGSLVRDNQEILVQAGDFLSKPEEIADLVVGMQNGKAIYLHDVADVRLGAAQPEQYVWFGTGAAAHTRGITQQGEFPAVTIAIAKQPGTNAVAVANQVIERFEAMRGVFVPDDVHVTVTRNYGETADAKAKKLISKLIFATSSVVLLVLITLGWREAFIVGTAVVITLLITLFASWAWGFTLNRVSLFALIFSIGILVDDAIVVVENIHRHIHLGAKNLLEAIPVAVDEVGGPTILATFTVIAALLPMAFVSGLMGPYMSPIPINASLGMLISLAVAYVFTPWLTYKVLRKQFEKYRQTHQDGHPVEDEKPTTTYRLFNGVMRPFLRRASLRWLLLLIVLAMIAGAVLLPITQHVVLKMLPFDNKSEFQVVLDMPEGTSVEQTARVLGELGRYLAKIEEVSDYQVYAGTSAPISFNGLVRQYYLRSGANVGDIQVNLTDSHHRQRKSHEIALSAREPLQAIGAKYNANVKIVEVPPGPPVQSPLVVEVYGLDYKGQINIAKDIRAVFAKTPDIIDVDDTIEAPQTKLIVRVDQSRAALLGVSQDAAVSAIQTVLQGADVSFLHNANVKYPIPIRFEYSTADKADIERIKGLRVRSNTGNLVPLSEFTEVVVSQLENAIYHKDLLPLTMVTGDMAGKLDSPLYGMYAIYEQLQELTVEEQYKLDQYFIQQPANPYRYSIKWDGEWQVTYETFRDMGIAYAVGMIMIYLLVVAQFHSYLVPLIIMAPIPLTVIGVMPGHALLGAQFTATSMIGMIALAGIIVRNSILLVDFINQQIDEGMAFQEAVIRSSAVRAQPIVLTGLAAMVGAFFIIDDPIFSGLAIALIFGLFVSTVLTLVVIPILYYAFMHKRFA; from the coding sequence ATGAGTCAAGCACAAACGGATAAACCTCCAATGGGCATTTCTGGGCGCATCACCCAGCAGTTTTTAACGACACAAATCACACCATTATTGGCATTGGTTGGGTTGTTGTTGGGATTGTTTGCAATCGCCGTGACCCCGCGTGAAGAAGAACCACAGATTAACGTTACCTTTGCTAATGTTTTTATTCCCTTTCCCGGTGCTTCAGTCCGCGATGTAGAACAAATCGTGGCAACCCCCGCAGAACAAAAATTTAGTGAAATTGAAGGGATTGAACATATTTATTCAGTTTCCCGACCGGGTATGGCGGTTTTAACGGTGCAATTTAAAGTCGGCGAACCCCGTACCGATGCCATTGTCCGCTTATATAACACGATTTATTCCAATTCTGACTGGTTACCACAAAATTTAGGCGTAGGAACACCCTTATTAAAACCCAAAGGGATTGATGATGTGCCTATCGTTACCCTGACCTTATGGTCGGAAGAAGGGGGTAGTTACGATTTACAAGATGTTGCACATACCATTGAATCAGAACTAAAACGGGTGAATGGAACCCGTGATATTTATACGGTTGGCGGGGCTGACCGCATAGTGCATGTTACCTTAGACCCTAATAAATTGGCGGGTTATCAATTATCTATTACGGATTTAACGAATGCGTTAAGTGCCAGCAATAGCACCCGTAATGCGGGCAGTCTGGTACGGGATAATCAAGAAATCCTTGTGCAAGCAGGGGATTTTCTCTCTAAACCTGAAGAAATTGCTGATTTAGTGGTGGGCATGCAAAATGGAAAAGCAATTTATTTACATGATGTTGCGGATGTAAGATTGGGCGCGGCACAGCCTGAGCAATACGTTTGGTTTGGTACAGGCGCGGCTGCACACACACGTGGCATTACTCAACAGGGTGAATTCCCTGCCGTGACGATTGCCATTGCCAAACAACCGGGGACTAATGCAGTTGCAGTTGCCAATCAAGTAATTGAACGTTTTGAAGCCATGCGCGGTGTATTTGTGCCAGATGATGTGCATGTTACGGTTACACGTAATTATGGGGAAACGGCTGACGCAAAAGCGAAAAAACTGATTAGTAAATTGATTTTTGCCACCAGTTCCGTTGTGTTGCTGGTCTTGATTACATTGGGCTGGCGTGAGGCGTTTATCGTCGGAACGGCTGTTGTTATTACCTTGCTCATTACTTTATTTGCCTCGTGGGCATGGGGTTTTACCCTAAATCGGGTGTCATTATTCGCGCTGATTTTCTCTATCGGGATTTTGGTCGATGATGCCATTGTGGTGGTGGAAAATATTCACCGTCATATTCATTTAGGGGCGAAAAATCTATTAGAAGCGATTCCTGTCGCGGTGGATGAAGTGGGTGGGCCTACCATTTTAGCAACGTTTACCGTTATCGCTGCCTTATTGCCGATGGCGTTTGTGTCGGGGTTAATGGGTCCTTATATGAGTCCTATTCCAATCAACGCCAGTTTAGGGATGTTGATTTCTTTAGCCGTGGCTTATGTTTTTACCCCTTGGCTAACGTATAAGGTGTTGCGCAAGCAGTTTGAAAAATATCGCCAAACACATCAAGACGGACACCCTGTTGAAGATGAAAAACCAACGACAACTTATCGCTTATTTAATGGGGTTATGCGTCCTTTTTTACGTCGTGCAAGTTTACGCTGGCTCTTGTTATTGATTGTGTTAGCAATGATTGCAGGTGCGGTGTTATTGCCAATCACGCAACATGTTGTGCTTAAGATGTTACCATTTGATAATAAATCAGAATTTCAAGTGGTCTTGGATATGCCCGAGGGGACAAGTGTAGAACAGACAGCGCGGGTATTAGGTGAATTGGGGCGTTACTTGGCAAAAATTGAAGAAGTCAGTGATTATCAAGTTTATGCGGGAACTTCTGCACCCATTAGCTTTAATGGTTTGGTGCGTCAATATTATTTGCGTTCGGGCGCAAATGTTGGCGATATTCAGGTTAATTTAACCGATTCTCATCATCGGCAGCGAAAAAGTCATGAAATTGCGTTGTCCGCGCGTGAACCGTTGCAAGCCATTGGCGCGAAATATAACGCTAATGTAAAAATTGTCGAAGTCCCCCCCGGCCCTCCTGTACAATCGCCATTAGTTGTTGAAGTATATGGATTAGATTATAAGGGACAAATCAATATTGCAAAAGATATTCGAGCCGTTTTTGCAAAAACGCCCGACATTATCGACGTTGACGATACGATTGAAGCCCCACAAACAAAATTGATTGTTCGTGTTGACCAAAGCCGTGCTGCATTATTAGGTGTGAGCCAAGATGCTGCTGTTTCTGCCATTCAAACCGTGTTGCAAGGCGCGGACGTGAGTTTTTTACATAATGCTAATGTGAAATATCCTATTCCGATTCGTTTTGAATATAGCACAGCAGATAAAGCTGATATTGAACGCATTAAAGGATTACGAGTGCGGAGTAACACGGGAAATTTAGTTCCCCTGTCTGAGTTTACTGAGGTTGTTGTCTCACAGTTAGAAAATGCAATTTATCACAAAGACTTATTGCCTTTAACCATGGTGACGGGTGATATGGCGGGCAAGTTAGACAGTCCGTTATATGGGATGTATGCGATTTATGAGCAATTACAAGAACTAACGGTTGAGGAACAATATAAGTTAGACCAGTATTTTATTCAACAACCTGCAAATCCTTATCGTTACAGTATTAAATGGGATGGCGAGTGGCAAGTAACGTATGAAACCTTTCGTGATATGGGTATCGCGTATGCGGTAGGGATGATTATGATTTATCTGTTAGTTGTTGCACAGTTTCATTCTTATCTTGTGCCGTTGATTATCATGGCCCCTATTCCCCTGACGGTTATCGGCGTAATGCCCGGTCATGCGTTACTTGGTGCGCAATTTACGGCAACATCGATGATAGGCATGATTGCTTTAGCTGGGATTATTGTGCGGAACTCTATCTTGTTAGTTGATTTTATTAATCAACAGATTGATGAGGGAATGGCATTTCAAGAGGCAGTGATACGTTCTAGTGCAGTACGGGCGCAACCCATCGTATTGACAGGATTAGCTGCAATGGTTGGCGCGTTTTTCATTATTGATGACCCGATTTTTAGCGGGTTAGCCATTGCATTGATTTTTGGGTTGTTTGTCTCGACAGTGTTGACGCTGGTAGTCATTCCCATTTTATATTACGCATTTATGCACAAACGCTTCGCATAA
- a CDS encoding TldD/PmbA family protein, which yields MQTYFYALADTIEKQLQTGETYLCTYEGEDSDFIRFNQGKIRQAGNVKQAYLSLSLVQGQRTSQTNITLSNDLAIDSAHLSETLAQLRQQLPHTPEDPYQLYSTTVHNSEHLANNTLPRTNDALDTILSTVQGLDFVGIYASGGIFRGFANSLGQRNWHSSYSFNTDWSCYHNQDKAVKSAYAGFIWDNATFAKKMETVKQQLHRLSYPARTIPRGEYRVYLSPTALSSIMQVLCWGGFGAKSQRTKHSPLQRLIDNPMEYRLHAGLTLTENTASGIAPDFQNAGFIKPAQVPLIKAGKFAQSLVSPRSAKQYHLPANGANDEEMPLSLEMQAGNFPQAYVLKALDTGIYINNLWYLNYSDRPAGRITGMTRFATFWVENGEIVAPLNVMRFDETIYNLLGKQLIALTIERELIIDADTYDKRANSTMCLAGALVEGVRFTL from the coding sequence ATGCAAACGTATTTCTACGCTTTAGCAGACACCATAGAAAAGCAACTACAAACAGGTGAAACCTATCTTTGCACTTATGAAGGGGAAGACTCTGATTTTATTCGTTTCAATCAGGGAAAAATTCGCCAAGCGGGTAATGTTAAACAAGCCTATTTATCCCTGTCATTAGTACAAGGACAACGCACCAGCCAAACGAATATCACTTTAAGTAATGACTTAGCAATTGACAGTGCGCATCTTAGCGAGACGCTTGCCCAACTGCGCCAACAATTACCCCATACACCCGAAGACCCTTATCAACTCTACTCGACAACGGTTCATAACAGCGAACACCTTGCAAATAATACTTTACCGCGCACTAATGATGCACTCGATACCATTTTAAGCACAGTGCAAGGCTTAGATTTTGTTGGAATTTACGCATCAGGTGGGATTTTTCGTGGCTTTGCTAACAGTTTAGGACAACGCAATTGGCACAGTAGCTACAGCTTTAATACCGACTGGAGTTGTTACCATAACCAAGATAAAGCGGTTAAGTCTGCCTACGCGGGTTTCATCTGGGACAATGCCACGTTTGCCAAAAAAATGGAGACGGTCAAACAACAATTACATCGCCTAAGCTATCCCGCCCGCACCATTCCGCGCGGAGAATATCGGGTTTATCTCTCTCCAACTGCATTATCCAGCATTATGCAAGTGCTGTGCTGGGGTGGATTTGGCGCGAAATCGCAACGTACCAAACACAGCCCGCTACAACGTCTCATTGATAATCCTATGGAATATCGTTTACATGCGGGACTAACGCTTACTGAAAATACTGCCAGTGGCATTGCACCCGATTTTCAAAATGCAGGCTTTATTAAACCCGCGCAAGTGCCTTTAATCAAAGCGGGTAAATTTGCACAGAGCCTTGTATCCCCTCGCTCTGCCAAGCAATATCATCTGCCTGCTAATGGTGCAAATGATGAGGAAATGCCTTTATCCTTAGAGATGCAAGCGGGCAACTTTCCTCAAGCCTACGTATTAAAGGCTTTAGATACAGGAATTTATATTAATAATCTCTGGTATTTAAACTACTCTGATCGTCCCGCAGGCAGAATTACAGGCATGACCCGTTTTGCAACTTTTTGGGTAGAAAATGGTGAAATTGTCGCGCCATTAAATGTGATGCGTTTTGATGAAACAATTTATAATCTATTGGGAAAACAGTTGATTGCGCTGACAATAGAACGTGAATTAATCATCGATGCAGATACTTACGACAAACGGGCAAATAGCACGATGTGTTTAGCGGGGGCATTGGTGGAGGGAGTGCGGTTTACACTATAG
- a CDS encoding efflux RND transporter periplasmic adaptor subunit: MLNSPLIQRLSLLICLGLGVNSASYAENKDIHLQTLPVVYQQIAKEVVVDGVIEAVNEATIAAQTSGQVQEVYFDVDDFVKKDMIIAKLKSIEQKASVAQGEAGLREAQANLRVAQDTYNRTKKIFEKQAISASEMEKASAELDAAKARVATAQAGNKRTSQQEEYTTIRAPYSGIVKERHIQPGEIANVGQAIMTGFSLDELRVIATISQSQAADIRHSQTATIIIHSLPNKPRLTVNKVTVVPYADAQSHTFRVRLPLAEAVDGMYPGMLVKVAFNIGTEQRLMIPISAVAYRGEIRAVYVVDEKGQVFMRQIRLGKESLNMIEVLAGLEIGEQIATNSVDAAIKLKSQRAVSATTPAHP; encoded by the coding sequence ATGTTAAATTCCCCCCTCATACAACGGTTATCTCTGTTGATATGTCTTGGATTAGGTGTAAATTCTGCAAGTTATGCAGAAAATAAGGATATTCATTTACAAACTTTACCCGTTGTCTATCAACAAATAGCAAAAGAAGTCGTTGTAGATGGTGTGATTGAAGCTGTTAATGAAGCAACTATTGCTGCGCAAACATCGGGACAAGTGCAAGAAGTGTATTTTGATGTCGATGATTTTGTGAAAAAAGATATGATTATCGCAAAGCTTAAATCGATTGAACAAAAAGCAAGCGTTGCACAAGGAGAAGCAGGTTTGCGGGAAGCGCAAGCCAATTTAAGAGTGGCACAAGATACATATAATCGCACAAAAAAGATTTTTGAAAAACAAGCCATTTCTGCATCAGAAATGGAAAAAGCCAGTGCTGAGTTAGATGCTGCAAAAGCGCGCGTCGCAACCGCACAAGCGGGTAATAAACGCACTTCTCAACAGGAGGAATATACCACGATTCGCGCCCCCTATAGCGGCATTGTGAAAGAACGCCATATTCAACCGGGAGAAATTGCGAATGTAGGTCAGGCCATTATGACGGGGTTTTCTTTAGATGAATTGCGTGTTATTGCCACGATTTCACAAAGCCAAGCGGCTGATATACGTCATAGTCAAACCGCAACAATCATTATTCACAGTTTGCCAAATAAACCGCGCTTAACCGTTAATAAAGTAACGGTTGTGCCTTATGCAGATGCACAATCGCATACTTTTCGAGTCCGTTTGCCATTAGCGGAAGCCGTAGATGGGATGTATCCCGGAATGTTAGTGAAAGTTGCATTTAATATAGGAACAGAACAACGCTTGATGATACCCATTAGCGCGGTTGCTTATCGTGGGGAAATTAGAGCGGTTTATGTTGTTGATGAAAAAGGACAAGTTTTTATGCGTCAAATCCGTTTAGGAAAAGAATCATTAAACATGATAGAAGTCCTTGCGGGTTTAGAAATTGGCGAACAAATTGCGACTAATTCAGTCGATGCTGCGATTAAATTAAAATCACAACGGGCTGTTTCTGCAACAACCCCCGCTCACCCGTAG
- a CDS encoding TldD/PmbA family protein codes for MRELLQHRFNQLLPPVDFCALRYVAERSEKLIVRQDIAEPPQRWIDAGVMISVMHNGGLGYAATSDLSETGLKRAIQQACDWAECTRGRLVTGLDSVVMSHQQGEYHSPVGQAWETLNLQEKYALLQEESQHCKIDERIVDWEAELWSVNTEQLYLTNQGGHVYQTTHLIIPNISVTANAGMDTQRRSFGGQVFARQGGLEVLAEMGFHRSGHRLAEEALQLLTAPNCPTDTRDVLLMPDQMVLQIHESIGHPLELDRILGDERNYAGTSFVTQEMFGHYQYGSSLLNVTYNPTVRGEFASFCYDDEGLAADKTYLIREGILINPLGSTSSQARAQMSGVANARASSWNRPPIDRMANINLETGDSSLADMIARTERGILMQSNVSWSIDDSRNKFQFGCEWGQLIDNGQLTDVVKNPNYRGISATFWRNLQAVGNADTFQVLGVPYCGKGEPNQLIRVGHATPACLFSNIDVFGGA; via the coding sequence ATGCGGGAACTATTGCAACACCGTTTTAACCAACTTTTGCCACCTGTGGACTTTTGCGCGTTGCGCTATGTCGCAGAACGCAGTGAAAAATTAATTGTTCGCCAAGATATTGCCGAACCACCACAACGGTGGATAGACGCGGGCGTGATGATAAGCGTCATGCACAATGGCGGGTTAGGTTACGCCGCAACCAGCGATTTGAGTGAAACAGGCTTGAAGCGCGCCATTCAACAAGCCTGCGATTGGGCAGAATGCACACGCGGACGTTTGGTTACAGGGTTGGATAGCGTCGTTATGTCGCATCAGCAAGGGGAATATCACAGCCCTGTCGGACAAGCATGGGAAACATTGAATTTGCAGGAAAAATATGCACTGCTTCAGGAGGAATCCCAACATTGTAAAATAGATGAACGGATTGTCGATTGGGAAGCTGAATTATGGTCGGTCAATACGGAACAACTTTATTTAACGAATCAAGGGGGACATGTCTATCAGACAACGCACCTGATTATTCCTAACATCAGTGTGACTGCCAACGCGGGCATGGATACCCAACGGCGCAGTTTTGGTGGACAAGTTTTTGCCCGCCAAGGTGGATTAGAAGTGCTGGCTGAGATGGGTTTTCATCGTAGCGGACATCGTTTAGCCGAAGAGGCCTTGCAACTCCTTACAGCACCTAATTGTCCTACGGATACCCGCGATGTTCTGCTGATGCCCGACCAAATGGTTTTACAAATCCATGAGTCAATAGGACATCCTTTAGAATTAGATAGAATTCTTGGTGATGAGCGTAACTATGCAGGCACAAGTTTTGTCACACAAGAGATGTTTGGACACTACCAATATGGCTCATCCTTACTCAATGTGACTTATAACCCAACGGTAAGGGGTGAATTTGCCAGTTTTTGCTACGATGATGAAGGGTTAGCGGCGGATAAAACCTATTTAATCCGTGAAGGCATACTTATCAATCCTCTGGGTAGTACCAGCTCACAAGCACGGGCGCAAATGTCGGGTGTTGCTAATGCCCGCGCGAGCAGTTGGAATCGTCCTCCCATAGACCGTATGGCAAATATTAATTTAGAAACAGGTGACAGTAGTCTTGCTGACATGATAGCGCGGACAGAACGCGGTATTCTTATGCAAAGTAATGTTTCATGGTCTATAGATGACTCGCGCAATAAATTTCAATTTGGTTGCGAATGGGGACAGCTTATAGATAATGGACAATTGACCGATGTCGTGAAAAACCCCAATTATCGAGGCATTTCCGCTACTTTTTGGCGTAATTTACAAGCGGTTGGCAATGCAGATACTTTTCAAGTGTTAGGCGTGCCTTATTGTGGCAAGGGAGAACCCAATCAACTGATTCGAGTTGGACATGCAACCCCTGCTTGTTTATTCAGTAATATCGACGTTTTTGGGGGCGCGTAA